The proteins below come from a single Faecalibaculum rodentium genomic window:
- the rplM gene encoding 50S ribosomal protein L13, protein MRQTTMAKPAEVVRTWYVIDGEGQTLGRLATTAAHVLRGKHKPTYTPNVDCGDYVIIVNADKVNMTGNKLNTEKYYNHSGYFGGMRVRTAKEMKEKYPVEWVKHAVKGMLPHTKLGDKMRGHLFVYTGPEHPHAAQQPVELKVKG, encoded by the coding sequence ATGCGCCAGACAACGATGGCAAAACCCGCTGAAGTAGTCCGCACATGGTACGTGATCGACGGTGAAGGTCAGACGCTTGGACGTCTTGCGACCACGGCGGCTCATGTACTGCGCGGCAAGCACAAACCTACATATACTCCGAACGTTGACTGCGGTGACTATGTGATCATCGTGAACGCCGACAAGGTGAATATGACAGGCAACAAGCTGAACACTGAAAAGTATTACAACCACTCCGGCTATTTCGGAGGCATGCGTGTGCGCACTGCGAAAGAAATGAAGGAAAAATACCCGGTTGAATGGGTCAAGCACGCCGTGAAAGGCATGCTGCCCCACACAAAACTGGGTGACAAAATGCGTGGACATCTGTTTGTCTACACAGGCCCCGAACACCCGCACGCAGCTCAGCAGCCTGTTGAGCTCAAGGTGAAAGGATAG
- a CDS encoding nitroreductase family protein, translated as MTPTELLLDRASCKSYTSEPLLPDEARLIVQAGQAAPSGMNRQPTAFLAVLDPAIRDRLSRLNAAVLQTKTDPFYGAPAVFAVLADPSASTYLYDGSLAAGQMLLQANALGLGSCWIHRAREVFETEEGKSILKQAGLPEDYEGIGFVIAGHPATKPAVKKKTSLTGWLV; from the coding sequence ATGACACCCACTGAACTTCTTCTTGACCGTGCCTCCTGCAAATCCTATACCAGCGAACCGCTGCTGCCGGATGAGGCACGGCTCATTGTCCAGGCCGGACAGGCAGCACCTTCCGGCATGAACCGCCAGCCGACTGCCTTTCTGGCAGTCCTGGACCCGGCCATCCGTGACCGGCTCTCCAGACTGAATGCTGCAGTGCTGCAGACAAAGACCGACCCGTTTTACGGAGCACCGGCTGTGTTTGCCGTCCTGGCAGACCCGTCAGCTTCCACCTATCTGTATGATGGCTCGCTGGCAGCGGGTCAGATGCTGCTGCAGGCGAACGCCCTGGGACTGGGGTCCTGCTGGATCCACCGGGCCAGAGAGGTGTTTGAAACAGAGGAAGGAAAGTCCATCCTGAAACAGGCGGGGCTTCCTGAGGACTATGAAGGGATCGGATTTGTGATTGCCGGTCATCCCGCCACAAAACCGGCTGTCAAAAAGAAAACCTCCCTGACGGGGTGGCTTGTATGA
- the rpsI gene encoding 30S ribosomal protein S9: MAVNKTDLVQYHGVGRRKKSVARVFLRPGTGNITVNGKPLEQYLPSEILQQVVKSPLDLTNTLDQFDVIVNVNGGGFTGQSGAIRHGITRALMEANEGYRPVLKAAGFVTRDPRAKERKKYGLKAARRSPQYSKR, translated from the coding sequence ATGGCAGTCAATAAAACGGACCTGGTCCAGTACCATGGCGTCGGACGACGCAAAAAATCTGTTGCTCGTGTCTTTCTGCGTCCGGGAACAGGAAACATCACTGTAAACGGCAAACCCCTGGAGCAGTACCTGCCCAGTGAGATCCTGCAGCAGGTGGTCAAGTCCCCCCTGGATCTGACCAACACGCTGGATCAGTTTGACGTGATCGTGAATGTAAACGGTGGCGGGTTCACTGGTCAGTCCGGTGCGATCCGTCACGGCATTACCCGTGCACTGATGGAAGCCAACGAAGGCTACCGCCCCGTTCTTAAGGCAGCCGGTTTCGTAACCCGTGACCCCCGTGCCAAGGAACGGAAGAAGTATGGTCTGAAGGCCGCACGCCGCAGCCCGCAGTACTCCAAGCGTTAA
- the ispF gene encoding 2-C-methyl-D-erythritol 2,4-cyclodiphosphate synthase, which yields MIRVGQSVDIHPLKPGRDLVLGGVKIDHETGLDGHSDADVLVHAIAESILGALALGDLGTHFPDTDPRYKGISSLKLLAHTVDLAAHTGYRLVNLDATILAERPKMAPHIPVMRENIARVLSCDVSQVSIKATRGEKLGFVGRQEGIAAVCVCLLEDRR from the coding sequence ATGATCCGCGTAGGCCAGTCCGTGGACATTCATCCCCTCAAGCCGGGCCGGGACCTGGTTCTGGGCGGCGTGAAAATCGACCACGAAACCGGACTGGATGGTCACAGCGATGCGGATGTCCTCGTGCATGCCATTGCGGAATCCATTCTCGGGGCCCTTGCCCTGGGTGACCTGGGAACGCATTTTCCCGACACAGATCCCAGGTACAAAGGCATATCCAGCCTGAAGCTTCTGGCACATACCGTTGACCTTGCAGCCCATACAGGATATCGGCTTGTCAACCTCGATGCCACGATCCTGGCAGAACGGCCGAAAATGGCACCCCATATCCCCGTCATGCGGGAAAACATTGCCAGGGTCCTCTCCTGTGATGTCTCGCAGGTTTCCATCAAAGCCACACGGGGAGAAAAACTCGGATTTGTGGGACGGCAGGAAGGCATCGCAGCGGTCTGCGTCTGTCTTCTGGAGGACAGACGGTGA
- a CDS encoding 23S rRNA (pseudouridine(1915)-N(3))-methyltransferase RlmH — translation MIRLICVGKNKDKALKSLETEYIRRIGAFDRIQVEEVKDEPNIHVDREAEDRRVRDAEADRVLEKLKPDDRVVLLDLHGDMPDSEEFSRELIRRRDAGHLVFVIAGSLGPGEKLVKRADSRLKLSDLTFTHMMTRVLLLEQIYRGFMIHAGRSYHK, via the coding sequence TTGATCCGGCTGATCTGCGTCGGAAAAAACAAGGACAAAGCCCTGAAAAGCCTGGAAACCGAATACATCCGCCGCATTGGCGCCTTTGACCGGATCCAGGTCGAGGAAGTCAAGGACGAACCCAATATCCACGTGGACCGGGAAGCCGAAGACCGGCGGGTCCGGGATGCGGAAGCCGACCGGGTGCTGGAGAAGCTGAAGCCGGATGACCGGGTCGTGCTGCTGGACCTGCATGGAGACATGCCGGATTCGGAAGAATTTTCCCGGGAACTCATACGGCGCAGGGATGCGGGGCATCTCGTATTCGTGATTGCGGGCAGCCTTGGACCCGGGGAAAAGCTCGTGAAGCGGGCCGACAGCCGTCTGAAGCTTTCGGACCTGACCTTTACCCACATGATGACCCGGGTACTCCTGCTGGAACAGATTTACCGGGGATTCATGATCCACGCCGGACGGTCCTATCACAAATAA
- a CDS encoding TetR/AcrR family transcriptional regulator gives MKRKTSLPEISDAAFRLFREKGYDNVSVMDICHEVGITKPTFYKFAASKDALLSQFYRGADETVRQEMATLDLAGEYIEEIWAGTSCIMKRSQSLGHDLYSHYVIRCLRSHTHPNTAGHELQTDIEAAILKAQESGQIRNLSDPRKIWLSLTNLFLGIGCQWAFGAGEEDVLRACRHGFMITLRPAVQVAEF, from the coding sequence ATGAAGCGGAAAACCTCACTGCCCGAAATTTCGGATGCAGCCTTCCGGCTGTTCCGGGAAAAGGGCTACGACAATGTCTCGGTGATGGATATCTGTCACGAGGTGGGCATCACAAAACCGACATTCTATAAGTTTGCGGCATCCAAGGATGCCCTGCTGTCCCAGTTTTACCGGGGAGCAGATGAAACCGTGCGGCAGGAAATGGCCACACTGGATCTCGCGGGGGAATACATCGAGGAGATCTGGGCCGGAACCAGCTGCATCATGAAACGCAGCCAGTCTCTGGGGCATGACCTGTATTCCCATTATGTGATCCGCTGCCTGCGCAGTCACACCCACCCGAACACCGCCGGGCATGAACTGCAGACAGACATTGAAGCGGCAATCCTGAAGGCACAGGAAAGCGGTCAGATCCGGAATCTTTCGGATCCCCGCAAAATCTGGCTCTCTTTGACCAACCTGTTTCTTGGCATCGGGTGTCAGTGGGCATTCGGTGCAGGAGAGGAAGATGTGCTGAGGGCCTGCCGGCACGGGTTCATGATCACACTGCGGCCTGCTGTGCAGGTGGCGGAATTCTGA
- the tpiA gene encoding triose-phosphate isomerase: MREAIIVGNWKMNKNNAETQAFFEEVDPAAVSDKALYGIGAPFTDLKTALDNAKNLIVAAENVHFEDSGAFTGEVSVPMLEELGVKYCIIGHSERRQMFGDTDETVNKKAKKLLAAGMTPILCIGETEEEYDAGKTKDVITSQLNGSLADIPADEYKNIVIAYEPIWAIGTGKSASVEIAEDCCRLVRDVVRDMVGEEAAEAVRIQYGGSVKPGNIVEYMAQPDIDGALIGGASLKPDSFLEIIEKTK; encoded by the coding sequence ATGAGAGAAGCAATCATTGTCGGAAACTGGAAAATGAACAAGAACAACGCGGAGACACAGGCTTTCTTTGAGGAAGTCGATCCCGCGGCTGTCAGCGACAAGGCCCTGTATGGCATTGGCGCCCCTTTCACAGACCTGAAAACAGCTCTGGACAACGCAAAGAACCTGATCGTTGCAGCAGAAAACGTGCACTTTGAGGATTCCGGCGCGTTCACGGGCGAAGTCTCTGTTCCCATGCTGGAAGAACTCGGCGTGAAATACTGCATCATCGGTCACAGCGAGCGCCGTCAGATGTTCGGCGACACGGATGAGACTGTGAACAAGAAGGCGAAGAAACTGCTGGCTGCCGGCATGACTCCGATTCTGTGCATCGGTGAGACCGAGGAAGAATATGATGCAGGCAAGACCAAAGACGTCATCACATCCCAGCTGAACGGCTCCCTGGCAGACATTCCTGCGGATGAGTACAAGAACATCGTCATCGCCTACGAGCCCATCTGGGCCATCGGCACCGGCAAGTCCGCTTCTGTGGAAATCGCGGAAGACTGCTGCAGGCTGGTCCGTGATGTCGTCCGTGACATGGTCGGCGAAGAAGCGGCTGAAGCAGTCCGCATCCAGTACGGCGGATCCGTAAAACCGGGCAACATCGTGGAATACATGGCACAGCCGGATATCGACGGGGCCCTGATTGGCGGTGCTTCCCTGAAGCCGGACAGCTTCCTGGAAATCATCGAAAAAACAAAGTAG
- the truA gene encoding tRNA pseudouridine(38-40) synthase TruA produces the protein MTDPVSGLQRFCALVQYDGTDYAGWQRQVNALSIQQVIEEALEKLMGNPVRITASGRTDTGVHALGQVFHFDARPGIRYEAALNTLLPKDIRILEVRPAAPDFHARFSARKKRYDYWMTSRQPDPFTWRYKWFRPKKPDPGRMREAAAFLLGTHDFTSFTNCHHHPDKSLVRTVTRLEILEEGEDIHLVFEGTGFLRYQVRMMTAVLDAAGRGRIEPQDVRRMLEMKDKHASRYNAPAHGLFLTRVWYDPGAADWTKTAAKGRMKDDYEHTEP, from the coding sequence ATGACAGATCCGGTATCCGGGCTGCAGCGGTTTTGTGCCCTGGTCCAGTACGATGGAACAGACTATGCAGGCTGGCAGCGTCAGGTCAACGCGCTGTCCATTCAGCAGGTGATCGAAGAGGCACTGGAAAAGCTCATGGGCAATCCGGTGCGGATCACCGCCAGCGGCCGGACCGACACCGGTGTCCATGCCCTGGGCCAGGTGTTTCATTTCGATGCCCGGCCGGGCATCCGGTATGAAGCGGCCCTCAACACATTACTGCCCAAAGATATCCGGATCTTGGAGGTCCGCCCTGCAGCGCCTGACTTTCATGCCCGCTTTTCTGCGAGGAAAAAACGGTATGACTACTGGATGACCAGCCGCCAGCCTGACCCGTTCACCTGGCGCTACAAATGGTTCCGGCCGAAAAAACCGGATCCTGGACGCATGCGCGAGGCAGCGGCTTTCCTGCTGGGAACGCATGATTTCACCAGCTTCACGAACTGCCACCACCATCCGGACAAGAGCCTGGTGCGGACAGTGACCCGCCTGGAGATCCTGGAAGAAGGAGAGGACATTCATCTGGTGTTTGAAGGCACGGGGTTCCTCCGCTACCAGGTGCGGATGATGACCGCCGTCCTGGACGCCGCCGGCAGAGGCCGCATCGAGCCGCAGGATGTGAGGCGGATGCTGGAGATGAAGGACAAACACGCCAGCCGCTACAACGCCCCGGCCCATGGACTGTTCCTGACCAGGGTCTGGTATGATCCCGGAGCGGCAGACTGGACGAAGACTGCTGCGAAAGGCAGGATGAAAGATGATTACGAACACACAGAACCATAA
- the glyA gene encoding serine hydroxymethyltransferase, producing the protein MRDTEMFDIIGREEDRQKYNVELIASENFVSDEVREAQGSVLTNKYAEGYPGKRYYGGCVHVDEAERLTIARAKELFGAEYANVQPHSGSQANMGVYLAALEPGDTVLGMDLTSGGHLTHGHPLNFSGRSYNFVPYNVNRETERIDYDELERLALEHHPKLIVAGASAYPRVIDFSRLREIADKSGALLMVDMAHIAGLVAAGLHPSPVPYADFVTTTTHKTLRGPRGGLILAKEEYGKKIDSRVFPGMQGGPLEHVIAAKGVALHEAMQPEFKTYAQNILNNVQAMADEFEKAGFRMVSGGSDNHLILLDTMSSLGMTGKEAERLLDLAGITCNKNTIPFDQQKPFVTSGIRLGSAAMTSRGFGEPEFRQTARWIVDVLKDGTDEHAAAVRKEVRALTETFPTGAQV; encoded by the coding sequence ATGAGAGATACAGAAATGTTTGACATCATTGGCCGGGAGGAAGACCGCCAGAAATACAACGTGGAACTCATCGCCTCGGAAAACTTTGTCAGCGATGAAGTCCGGGAAGCCCAGGGCTCCGTGCTCACCAACAAATACGCGGAAGGCTACCCCGGAAAGCGCTATTACGGCGGCTGCGTGCATGTGGACGAAGCCGAGCGCCTGACCATTGCACGGGCAAAGGAACTCTTCGGTGCCGAATACGCCAACGTGCAGCCGCATTCCGGTTCCCAGGCGAACATGGGGGTCTACCTGGCGGCACTGGAACCCGGTGATACAGTGCTGGGCATGGACCTGACCAGTGGCGGTCACCTCACCCACGGTCATCCTCTGAACTTCTCGGGCCGGAGCTACAACTTCGTTCCCTACAACGTCAACCGGGAAACAGAACGCATTGACTACGACGAACTCGAGCGCCTGGCGCTGGAACACCACCCGAAGCTGATCGTTGCCGGTGCCAGTGCCTACCCCCGGGTGATCGATTTCAGCCGGCTGCGGGAAATCGCCGACAAGTCCGGTGCCCTGCTGATGGTGGACATGGCCCACATCGCAGGTCTGGTGGCAGCAGGCCTGCACCCCAGTCCCGTTCCCTATGCGGATTTCGTGACCACCACGACCCACAAGACCCTCCGCGGGCCCCGCGGCGGCCTGATCCTCGCAAAGGAAGAATATGGAAAGAAAATCGATTCCCGTGTCTTCCCCGGTATGCAGGGAGGACCGCTGGAGCATGTGATTGCCGCCAAGGGCGTGGCACTGCACGAAGCCATGCAGCCGGAATTCAAAACCTATGCACAGAATATCCTGAACAACGTGCAGGCCATGGCCGACGAATTTGAAAAAGCCGGATTCCGCATGGTCTCCGGTGGTTCCGACAATCACCTGATCCTGCTGGATACCATGTCCAGTCTGGGCATGACGGGAAAAGAAGCCGAGCGGCTGCTGGACCTGGCGGGCATCACCTGCAACAAGAACACGATTCCCTTCGATCAGCAGAAGCCGTTTGTCACAAGTGGCATCCGTCTGGGCAGTGCGGCCATGACAAGCCGGGGATTCGGCGAGCCCGAATTCCGTCAGACAGCCCGCTGGATCGTGGATGTCCTGAAAGACGGGACGGATGAACACGCTGCGGCTGTCCGCAAAGAGGTCCGGGCCCTGACAGAAACATTCCCGACAGGAGCCCAGGTTTGA
- a CDS encoding HAD family hydrolase, with protein sequence MKERTDSTKDPWLFASDFDNTLYFHDGSGFHEQDIRMIRAWQKAGNLFGICSGRSLHHLIHEFQPLFSAAGLTPDFFICTSGAILADGEGRVLAEHPLDPAVMQEAAHRCLDAVMVHNSEELFCLNRQWETFQPVSRIPEDRTFYGLSTWAEDSRRINVAGLPLEAYVNTVTVDYVPAGVSKGTGILELCRILGLDPKKTAGMGDSWNDLPMIDTVSYGFTFPDGPNIVKKASAYEVDSIAAALEKVSEIRHLQTL encoded by the coding sequence ATGAAGGAAAGAACCGATTCCACAAAAGATCCATGGCTGTTTGCGTCTGATTTTGACAACACACTGTATTTTCATGACGGCAGCGGGTTTCACGAACAGGACATCCGGATGATCCGGGCCTGGCAGAAGGCAGGAAATCTGTTCGGGATCTGCAGCGGCCGCTCCCTGCATCATTTGATTCACGAATTCCAGCCCCTGTTTTCTGCAGCAGGCCTCACACCGGATTTCTTCATCTGCACATCCGGGGCCATCCTGGCGGATGGAGAAGGGCGGGTGCTTGCAGAACATCCTCTGGATCCGGCGGTGATGCAGGAGGCTGCACACCGGTGTTTAGATGCGGTGATGGTCCACAACAGTGAAGAGCTGTTCTGTCTCAACAGACAATGGGAGACATTTCAGCCAGTCAGCCGGATTCCGGAGGACAGAACCTTTTACGGTCTCTCCACCTGGGCGGAGGACAGCAGGCGGATCAATGTGGCGGGACTGCCCCTGGAGGCCTATGTCAATACAGTCACGGTGGACTATGTTCCGGCGGGTGTCTCCAAGGGCACCGGCATTCTGGAACTGTGCCGGATCCTGGGACTGGACCCGAAAAAAACCGCCGGAATGGGGGATTCCTGGAATGACCTGCCGATGATCGACACAGTATCATATGGCTTTACTTTCCCGGATGGACCGAATATTGTAAAAAAAGCATCCGCTTACGAGGTGGACTCCATCGCGGCAGCCCTGGAGAAAGTGTCGGAAATCCGGCACTTGCAAACGCTTTGA
- a CDS encoding TetR/AcrR family transcriptional regulator produces MIDYALPSGHTMKRRDLEPLILDTSLQLFREKGYDNVSVREICEACDITKPTFYKYAVTKGDLLELFFYRIAGNTDDTWDDPQIQGSWWNCLKHGFCGFLTSFLSFGTDFCMQLFIQNVLSEQDRFRVDPDFRSRMAAVIRKAQASGEILDDTEPEQLYDVIMSTMIGFCAWWILNEGSVDVMDEFLDSLQALCEVPA; encoded by the coding sequence GTGATCGATTATGCATTACCGTCTGGTCACACCATGAAGCGCCGGGATCTGGAGCCCCTGATTCTCGACACGTCTCTGCAGCTTTTCAGGGAAAAGGGATATGACAATGTCAGTGTGCGGGAAATCTGTGAAGCATGCGATATCACGAAACCCACATTCTACAAGTATGCAGTGACCAAGGGCGATCTTCTTGAACTGTTTTTCTACCGGATTGCCGGAAACACCGATGACACCTGGGATGATCCTCAGATACAGGGATCCTGGTGGAACTGCCTGAAACACGGCTTCTGCGGGTTTCTGACTTCCTTTCTGTCCTTCGGGACAGATTTCTGCATGCAGCTGTTCATCCAGAATGTTCTGTCCGAACAGGACCGGTTCCGGGTGGATCCGGACTTCCGTTCGCGCATGGCGGCGGTGATCCGGAAAGCCCAGGCATCCGGGGAAATCCTGGACGACACAGAACCGGAGCAGCTCTATGATGTGATCATGTCCACAATGATCGGGTTCTGTGCCTGGTGGATCCTGAATGAGGGGTCTGTGGATGTCATGGATGAGTTTCTGGACTCTCTGCAGGCTCTGTGCGAGGTGCCGGCATGA
- a CDS encoding NlpC/P60 family protein produces the protein MNFVEDNGKKIAAVLCVASCFPVIATVYAMETAPGWHGDKYINNDSTVAKGWQEIEGKSWYFSEEDGTVDTETTRSAVVASVSSSVKDEMKAKAEAAITEQAAAEAAAEEPVAPAAEEAAPVEEAAPVEKTVPAVEEAAPVLEAEPMVAETVVEQPVEAAPAVTETAPVVEAAPVESIPVEEAAPIVTETPVVETAPAPVTPEEAAPAPVEPAPAPEYVAPAPEPAPAPEYVEPTPEPAPAPEYVAPAPEPAPAPEYVEPTPEPAPAPEYVEPTPEPAPAPEYVAPAPEPTPEPAPAPVDPNADLNSSIANAALGMVGTTNGWQCTEVATGALNAAGVGAGVVWPSEYIQYGYYVDPSQAVAGNLIYYNNGGNGYDHIAVYIGDGQAVHGNYDGQTVVADAYLSTAGSPQFIQIAQ, from the coding sequence ATGAATTTTGTAGAGGACAATGGTAAAAAAATCGCAGCTGTCTTGTGCGTGGCATCATGTTTCCCCGTGATTGCCACAGTCTACGCTATGGAGACCGCACCTGGATGGCATGGCGACAAGTACATCAACAATGACTCCACTGTAGCCAAAGGATGGCAGGAGATTGAAGGCAAGTCCTGGTACTTCTCTGAAGAAGACGGAACTGTTGATACAGAAACCACACGCAGCGCCGTTGTTGCAAGTGTTTCATCCAGCGTCAAGGATGAAATGAAGGCAAAAGCGGAAGCGGCCATTACCGAACAGGCTGCTGCAGAAGCAGCCGCTGAAGAGCCCGTTGCACCCGCTGCAGAAGAAGCAGCTCCCGTTGAAGAGGCGGCACCTGTTGAAAAGACAGTACCGGCAGTCGAAGAGGCAGCTCCTGTTCTGGAAGCCGAACCGATGGTTGCCGAGACCGTGGTCGAACAGCCGGTGGAAGCCGCACCTGCAGTAACTGAAACTGCCCCGGTCGTGGAAGCCGCACCGGTTGAATCCATCCCCGTGGAAGAAGCCGCACCCATTGTGACAGAAACCCCTGTTGTGGAGACTGCCCCTGCCCCCGTGACACCGGAAGAAGCAGCTCCTGCACCGGTTGAACCCGCACCGGCACCCGAGTATGTGGCACCGGCACCGGAACCCGCACCGGCACCCGAGTACGTAGAACCGACACCGGAACCCGCACCGGCACCCGAGTATGTGGCACCGGCACCGGAACCCGCACCGGCACCCGAGTACGTGGAACCGACACCGGAACCCGCACCGGCACCCGAGTACGTGGAACCGACACCGGAACCCGCACCGGCACCCGAGTATGTGGCACCGGCACCGGAACCCACGCCGGAACCTGCACCGGCACCTGTGGATCCCAATGCGGACCTGAACAGCTCCATTGCCAATGCGGCTCTGGGCATGGTGGGAACCACCAATGGCTGGCAGTGCACCGAAGTCGCCACCGGCGCCCTGAATGCAGCCGGCGTTGGCGCAGGCGTTGTATGGCCCAGCGAGTACATCCAGTATGGATACTACGTGGATCCGTCCCAGGCAGTGGCCGGAAACCTGATTTACTACAACAACGGCGGAAATGGCTATGACCACATTGCTGTCTACATCGGTGACGGCCAGGCCGTTCACGGAAACTACGACGGCCAGACTGTCGTGGCAGATGCCTATCTGTCCACCGCCGGTTCGCCGCAGTTCATCCAGATTGCACAGTAA
- a CDS encoding histidinol-phosphatase gives MITNTQNHKPVARDKAALIQANYHTHTRRCLHAGGTDEEYVKEAIRNGYEVLGFSDHCPWKYATDYVPKMRMRLEQFDDYQSSILTLKKKYKGRIEILLGLEAEYFPQYMDWLLDFVIEKQVDYLIFGCHYHQSDETGRYFGRIAREGFDTYIQAVMDGLETGMYSYLAHPELPLRSLDWDDGVTEGFTRICRYCAAHDIPLEYNVLGLQLARRTGREGYPHHRFWKIAGDCGCRAIIGMDAHHPKDLRVSLYRAARRTLEEAGVTLVHEIPRVDFKGLRARRTAAAQTPEILHKNED, from the coding sequence ATGATTACGAACACACAGAACCATAAACCCGTTGCCCGGGACAAAGCAGCGCTGATCCAGGCAAACTATCACACCCATACCCGGCGGTGCCTGCATGCCGGGGGAACCGATGAAGAGTATGTGAAGGAAGCCATCCGGAATGGATACGAAGTCCTGGGGTTTTCCGATCACTGTCCCTGGAAGTATGCGACAGACTATGTCCCGAAAATGCGGATGCGCCTGGAACAGTTTGATGACTATCAGTCCAGCATCCTGACTCTGAAGAAAAAATACAAAGGCCGCATCGAGATCCTGCTGGGGCTGGAAGCGGAGTACTTTCCGCAATATATGGACTGGCTGCTGGACTTTGTGATCGAGAAGCAGGTGGACTATCTGATCTTCGGCTGTCACTATCACCAGAGCGATGAAACCGGGCGGTATTTCGGCCGTATTGCCAGAGAAGGGTTTGATACGTATATCCAGGCGGTCATGGACGGACTGGAAACAGGGATGTACAGCTACCTGGCACATCCCGAGCTTCCGCTGCGGTCCCTGGACTGGGATGACGGCGTGACGGAGGGGTTCACACGCATCTGCCGGTATTGTGCAGCACATGACATTCCGCTGGAGTACAACGTCCTGGGGCTGCAGCTGGCAAGACGCACCGGTCGGGAAGGATACCCGCACCACCGGTTCTGGAAAATAGCGGGGGACTGCGGCTGCCGGGCCATCATTGGCATGGATGCCCATCATCCAAAGGACCTCCGGGTGTCCCTGTACAGAGCCGCCAGACGCACTCTCGAAGAGGCAGGAGTCACGCTGGTGCACGAGATTCCCCGTGTGGATTTCAAGGGGCTGCGCGCCCGGCGCACCGCCGCTGCACAGACACCGGAGATCCTGCACAAAAACGAAGACTGA
- a CDS encoding phosphoglycerate kinase → MAKRTVKDLDVKGKKVIVRCDFNVPRKDGVITNDNRIVQALPTIKYLLEQGAKVILMSHLGKVKTEEDKAKNSLECVAVRLAELLPDTKVEFCNETRGPVLEEMVNDLKDGQILLIQNTRYEKGESKNDPELGKYWASLGDVFVEDAFGSVHRAHASTVGIPSNLPENGLGFLVEKEVDMLGKAVDDPKHPFVAIIGGAKVSDKIGVIENMLEKADKVIVGGGMAYTFLKALGENVGNSLVEEDKIDLAKATLEKGKDKIVLPVDHVIADAFANDANTQVVEGDIPEGWMGLDIGPKSVEKFKETLDGAKTVVWNGPMGVFEMPNFAKGTLEVCTAISELPEAITVIGGGDSAAAAIQLGFKDKFSHISTGGGASLEYMEGKTLPGIAVISAKD, encoded by the coding sequence ATGGCAAAGAGAACTGTCAAAGACCTGGACGTCAAAGGCAAAAAGGTCATCGTCCGCTGCGATTTCAACGTGCCCCGCAAGGACGGAGTCATCACGAATGACAACCGGATCGTGCAGGCCCTGCCGACGATCAAATACCTGCTGGAGCAGGGAGCCAAAGTCATCCTGATGTCCCACCTGGGCAAGGTGAAGACAGAAGAGGACAAGGCGAAGAACAGCCTGGAGTGCGTGGCTGTCCGTCTGGCTGAACTGCTGCCTGACACAAAGGTGGAATTCTGCAATGAGACCCGCGGTCCCGTTCTGGAAGAGATGGTCAATGACCTGAAGGACGGTCAGATCCTGCTGATCCAGAACACCCGCTATGAAAAAGGCGAATCCAAGAACGATCCTGAACTGGGCAAGTACTGGGCAAGCCTGGGTGATGTATTTGTGGAAGATGCATTCGGTTCCGTACACCGTGCACATGCATCCACTGTCGGCATTCCTTCCAACCTCCCGGAAAACGGTCTCGGATTCCTGGTGGAAAAGGAAGTGGACATGCTGGGCAAAGCCGTGGATGACCCGAAACACCCCTTCGTGGCCATCATTGGCGGTGCCAAGGTATCCGACAAGATCGGCGTGATTGAAAACATGCTGGAAAAAGCCGACAAGGTGATCGTCGGCGGCGGCATGGCCTACACATTCCTGAAGGCCCTGGGCGAAAACGTCGGAAACTCCCTGGTGGAAGAAGACAAGATCGACCTGGCGAAGGCCACGCTGGAAAAAGGAAAGGACAAGATCGTCCTGCCGGTTGACCACGTGATTGCCGATGCATTTGCCAACGATGCCAACACACAGGTTGTGGAAGGCGACATCCCCGAAGGCTGGATGGGTCTGGACATCGGTCCGAAATCCGTGGAAAAATTCAAGGAAACCCTGGATGGTGCCAAGACTGTAGTATGGAACGGCCCCATGGGTGTATTTGAAATGCCGAACTTCGCCAAGGGCACCCTGGAAGTCTGCACAGCCATCTCCGAACTGCCGGAAGCCATTACGGTGATCGGCGGCGGCGACTCCGCTGCAGCAGCGATCCAGCTGGGATTCAAGGACAAGTTCTCCCACATTTCCACAGGCGGCGGCGCTTCCCTGGAATACATGGAAGGCAAGACACTGCCGGGCATCGCTGTCATCAGCGCGAAAGACTGA